In Aspergillus luchuensis IFO 4308 DNA, chromosome 1, nearly complete sequence, the following are encoded in one genomic region:
- a CDS encoding SacI domain protein (COG:I;~EggNog:ENOG410PGTK;~InterPro:IPR034753,IPR022158,IPR002013;~PFAM:PF02383,PF12456;~SECRETED:SignalP(1-16);~go_function: GO:0042578 - phosphoric ester hydrolase activity [Evidence IEA]), whose product MPGLLGKLVIIAAVDGLILQSSGNGLRHSGNNEPSSLRIDYKTNKVSSLPAPASDLDEARDSGLEAYGLVGLLSVASDSFLISITQRQQVAQIQGKPIYAVTNVAVIPTSSQAEAIRAISQAKESLSHGEGGPGETASDDSSTISDTETEGGDTEVGTVPASPEQEVTHSRARSVGSIAEDVIGKRVRLGRFAANWLSRKTLGLPGLGTVGHNSAEPLVEDDKGEPETISSEVNDERSSPVSESHDATPKTLGEPFPSDPTVELLPKLLRYTKMIFSSQNFFFAYDYNLTRQFGTQEESSLKTHLPSHKIVDELYFWNRHLMSPFIAADAHNYVLPLMQGFVGQREFTVEAASSDTEKPDEELKEGRILGDKQEAEAVQTSDKKRDYLLTLISRRSVKRPGLRYLRRGVDDFGNTANFVETEQILSVPDWDPSHNAYSYLQIRGSIPLYFSQSPYAFKPVPVLHHSTETNQLAFDRHFRNLSRRYGKIQGVSLIDKQAGELKLGEQYEKFAKALNESGGIDGVPLALEWFDFHHECRGMKFENVSRLVKQLEDTLSEFGDTVIRNDAVLQSQKGIVRTNCMDCLDRTGVAQCAFGQWALERELKREGINIDLGRDSSTRWFNTLWADNGDAISKQYSSTAALKGDYTRTRKRNYRGALNDFGLTLSRYYNNIVNDYFSQACIDYLLGNVSTQAFQEFAVEMQTTDPGISVQKLRQNAIDTSCKIVISDQSEEFLGGWTMLTPRQPNTLRTMPFEEAVLLLTDAAIYSCRFDWNVDKVLSYERIDLHSVTRINYGTYITSVLTEAQADEQNNVGLVIEYLAGDENALRVNTRSLQSQVTSQTLDSNARPSTEWNMYAWFKGTPRSTTRLIAFKALPQNSTGATVRQPDWVRSICEEIERAMRAGKTRHDDDDGTQSSIIESSDIISVEEAKKRTGYLEHLVYDIKKLVWA is encoded by the exons ATGCCGGGCTTGCTGGGAAAGCTAGTCATCATCGCCGCTGTCGATGGCTTGATCCTTCAATCTTCCGGCAATGGATTGAGACATTCTGGAAATAATGAGCCCAGCTCTCTCCGCATCGACTACAAGACCAACAAGGTCTCCTCGCTCCCCGCGCCGGCCTCGGACCTGGACGAGGCCAGAGACTCCGGCTTAGAGGCGTATGGCCTGGTCG GGCTGCTATCCGTTGCGTCAGATTCTTTCCTCATCTCTATCACTCAGCGGCAACAAGTGGCTCAGATACAGGGCAAGCCCATTTATGCTGTGACTAATGTCGCGGTAATCCCGACCTCGTCGCAAGCCGAGGCGATTCGCGCGATCTCTCAGGCAAAGGAGAGCCTGTCTCATGGAGAAGGTGGGCCGGGCGAGACTGCCTCCGATGACAGTAGCACGATATCGGACACCGAGACTGAAGGCGGCGACACTGAAGTTGGCACGGTGCCAGCTTCCCCGGAACAGGAAGTCACTCATTCCCGGGCTCGCAGTGTCGGCAGCATCGCTGAAGATGTGATTGGGAAGAGAGTACGACTCGGACGTTTTGCTGCAAATTGGCTCTCAAGGAAAACTCTTGGTTTGCCCGGCCTTGGTACTGTAGGTCATAATTCTGCAGAGCCGCTCGTGGAAGATGACAAGGGGGAGCCGGAGACCATCTCCTCTGAGGTGAATGATGAACGTTCAAGCCCCGTTTCAGAGAGTCATGATGCAACGCCTAAAACACTTGGAGAGCCGTTTCCCTCCGATCCAACCGTGGAGTTGCTTCCGAAGTTGCTACGTTATACCAAGatgatcttttcttcccagaatttcttctttgcataTGATTACAATCTCACCAGACAGTTCGGGACGCAGGAAGAGTCGTCTCTCAAAACTCATCTGCCGTCGCACAAGATCGTTGATGAACTG TACTTTTGGAACCGGCATCTGATGTCTCCCTTTATCGCAGCTGATGCCCACAACTATGTCCTTCCGTTGATGCAAGGTTTTGTTGGCCAGCGAGAGTTCACCGTTGAGGCTGCATCCTCAGACACGGAAAAGCCGGACGAGGAGCTCAAGGAAGGACGCATACTGGGTGACAAACAAGAGGCAGAAGCCGTTCAAACCAGCGATAAGAAGCGTGATTATCTACTTACCCTGATCTCGCGGCGATCTGTTAAGCGCCCAGGTCTACGATACCTCCGTCGCGGTGTTGATGACTTTGGGAATACTGCCAACTTTGTGGAGACAGAACAGATTCTCTCCGTCCCGGATTGGGATCCGTCCCATAATGCTTACTCGTACCTTCAAATACGTGGATCAATCCCACTGTACTTTTCGCAGTCGCCATACGCTTTCAAGCCCGTCCCTGTACTGCACCACTCTACCGAAACGAACCAACTCGCCTTTGACCGACACTTCAGGAATCTGAGTCGGAGATACGGGAAGATCCAGGGAGTCTCCCTTATCGACAAGCAAGCCGGGGAGTTAAAGCTCGGAGAGCAATATGAGAAGTTTGCAAAGGCTTTGAATGAGTCAGGTGGTATAGATGGTGTGCCGCTTGCACTGGAGTGGTTTGACTTCCACCACGAGTGTCGCGGTATGAAATTTGAGAATGTGAGCCGCCTGGTGAAGCAACTGGAGGATACTTTGAGCGAATTTGGTGATACTGTTATCCGCAACGACGCTGTCCTCCAGTCGCAAAAGGGTATTGTGCGCACGAATTGCATGGACTGTCTAGACCGCACTGGGGTCGCGCAATGCGCCTTTGGCCAATGGGCTCTAGAGCGTGAATTGAAGCGCGAGGGCATCAACATTGATCTTGGCCGTGATTCCTCTACTCGGTGGTTCAATACTCTATGGGCAGATAACGGGGATGCTATTTCGAAGCAATACTCCTCGACAGCTGCCCTGAAGGGTGACTACACTAGGACCCGGAAACGGAATTATCGAGGAGCACTGAATGACTTTGGTCTGACACTCTCCCGTTATTACAACAACATTGTCAACGACTACTTCTCGCAGGCGTGCATTGACTATCTGTTGGGTAATGTTTCTACCCAGGCCTTCCAGGAATTTGCAGTAGAGATGCAGACTACGGACCCAGGAATCTCAGTTCAGAAGCTCCGGCAGAATGCGATCGACACCAGTTGCAAAATTGTTATTAGCGACCAGTCAGAAGAGTTCCTGGGTGGGTGGACTATGTTAACCCCCCGGCAGCCGAATACTTTGAGGACCATGCCATTCGAGGAGGCGGTGCTTCTACTCACAGACGCAGCTATTTACAGCTGTCGCTTCGACTGGAACGTCGACAAGGTGCTATCGTATGAACGCATAGACCTGCATTCCGTGACCCGGATCAACTATGGCACCTACATCACGTCGGTCTTGACCGAGGCCCAGGCCGACGAGCAGAACAACGTGGGGTTAGTGATTGAGTATCTTGCTGGCGATGAGAACGCACTGCGGGTCAACACCCGCTCCCTCCAGAGCCAGGTTACCTCGCAAACCCTCGACAGCAATGCGCGCCCCAGCACCGAATGGAACATGTATGCGTGGTTCAAGGGGACCCCCCGCTCGACCACCCGACTCATCGCGTTCAAGGCGCTTCCGCAGAACTCGACGGGGGCGACAGTGAGACAGCCGGATTGGGTGCGCAGTATCTgcgaggagatcgagcggGCCATGAGAGCAGGCAAGACacgacatgatgatgatgacggaaCACAGAGTTCCATTATCGAGTCGTCAGACATTATATCGGTCGAAGAGGCAAAGAAGCGGACAGGATATTTGGAGCATTTGGTCTACGACATTAAGAAACTGGTGTGGGCGTAG
- a CDS encoding DUF803 domain membrane protein (COG:S;~EggNog:ENOG410PFV6;~InterPro:IPR008521;~PFAM:PF05653;~TransMembrane:9 (o6-26i51-72o78-97i104-123o135-160i172-194o206-223i244-261o273-291i);~go_component: GO:0016021 - integral component of membrane [Evidence IEA];~go_function: GO:0015095 - magnesium ion transmembrane transporter activity [Evidence IEA];~go_process: GO:0015693 - magnesium ion transport [Evidence IEA]), whose product MISEKYIGLILAITSTMAIGTSFVITKKGLMQASERHGFEGEGFSYLKSPIWWGGVVTLAVGEVANFAAYAFAPAILVTPLGALSVLIGAVLGSYFLKERLGTLGKLGCAMCLLGSVVIVLHAPPDKPVERIDEILGYALQPGFLIYCLAVAIFSTVMIYRVAPVYGRKNPLIYISICSTVGSVSVMSIKAFGIAVKLTLGGNNQFTQASTYVFMIVTGFCILTQMNYINKALNQFSTSIVNPLYYVTFTTATLCASFILFKGFNTTDAVNTISLLCGFLIIFSGVYLLNLSRHDPDGRHMLNAKLDDEGIPTDGIAGFQTRRSMQSRRSNEPHRRSSSGAYMNGHGDREGLMRAYDVENQAFGLSDLAGDSDGEPGPTYKRSEEVDHSSHQPNKPSAL is encoded by the exons ATGATTTCCGAAAA GTATATCGGCCTCATTCTGGCCATTACATCCACAATGGCGATCG GTACTAGTTTCGTCATTACGAAAAAG GGCTTGATGCAAGCATCCGAGCGGCATGGCTTTGAAGGAGAGGGTTTCTCATATCTCAAGAGTCCCATatggtggggaggagtggTTACAT TGGCCGTTGGAGAAGTCGCCAATTTCGCAGCCTACGCCTTCGCCCCCGCTATCCTCGTCACGCCCTTGGGTGCGCTAAGTGTCCTGATCGG TGCTGTTCTCGGATCATATTTCCTCAAGGAAAGACTGGGTACACTTGGGAAACTAGGATGTGCGATGTGCCTCCTTGGCTCCGTTGTCATCGTCCTTCATGCGCCCCCAGACAAGCCGGTGGAGAGAATTGACGAGATTCTGGGCTACGCGCTGCAGCCAG GATTCTTGATTTACTGTCTCGCGGTTGCTATCTTCTCTACCGTCATGATTTACCGCGTCGCCCCCGTTTATGGCAGGAAGAACCCTCTGATTTACATCTCCATCTGCTCCACAGTCGGCTCCGTCTCAGTCATGTCAATCAAGGCATTTGGTATTGCGGTGAAGCTCACGTTGGGAGGCAACAATCAGTTCACGCAGGCTTCGACCTACGTTTTCATGATCGTCACGGGTTTTTGCATTTTGACGCAGATGAACTACATCAACAAGGCGCTGAACCAATTCTCTACTTCAAT CGTCAACCCCCTCTACTATGTCACCTTTACGACTGCGACCCTGTGCGCCTCATTTATCCTTTTCAAGGGattcaacaccaccgacgctgtcaacaccatctccttgCTCTGTGGATTTttgatcatcttctccggTGTATATCTTCTGAATCTTTCCCGACACGACCCAGATGGACGACACATGCTCAACGCGAAACTTGACGATGAAGGAATCCCAACGGACGGAATCGCCGGTTTCCAGACTCGGAGGTCCATGCAATCCCGCCGCAGCAACGAGCCTCATCGCCGGAGCTCTTCGGGGGCTTACATGAACGGGCACGGAGACCGTGAAGGGCTTATGCGTGCCTATGATGTCGAGAACCAGGCATTCGGGCTGTCCGACCTAGCCGGGGACAGCGACGGAGAGCCCGGTCCTACCTACAAGCGAAGCGAAGAAGTAGATCATTCTTCTCATCAGCCCAACAAGCCTTCCGCACTATAG
- a CDS encoding uncharacterized protein (COG:S;~EggNog:ENOG410PTTB;~InterPro:IPR018822;~PFAM:PF10336), which yields MITASSLAPTNMEISVADDKMEMASPYQGHVDDFDIDIDIMEDQASVTDKDMMVADEYFEYDHDGAPDEDMVDDVAEPTMVDADEPYTGADYTVEMQDENERIYEAEMLEDDYEEDNDTPVAEAQDEVPTSSEAQNQAVEGAQVPEESAVMPVDKHNAEQELQEEPQTEQQTHADAQNDHPQDVERSIDQPEGHAPQQPEIDTAESTELKKPLDGTNTVEQESHHAAEQDDREETAYNADQPRVLESGPSDVEPPADAYNDPAEKLEGTVEEEHEGEGQEGEGDEGKVEAEGQGGEEEHGEEETKVTETQDRSAEAQDVEHLVEQEAPATERTPLYPVKVYYQDNEISLFPPREGDSSETFFLEDESLAFGSFGKLLGSCREVLREHIGDSEVLVVDVEALNIQLTEDSLHIDKVTLHQIVDLYLRLCHNDGVEEPEALYLSLSTRPTVAAELSSLSIAANEGKGLSEVYWDGYGEAEAASAEVYEENQEVDIPDDLQQESSEAEDAHSDSEDNYEPDVDSTLQTGAAEQQQEGHGDQAHEDHDQAASDNDDAVGPASSDVREGDNDQDSNRHEAHQAEPESVESVDQYDLNESYESEEQSESTATVTQQPLPDSADGLADHDHDHDEHETEHYGTGGADEEAYPEEETNVDATEHYDYQEDAEAAEAADLPGEADEEFDGDATAPDVQAPDDFQDIHDSDEVQDGTVDADFHGLENDDGEVHRSGPGEEASNQTETVPDSVSQEAPEITNKSAEDLEDDSLGTAEDLLKSPRKEDNRHAAEDSNADELEEPGEIHDESEEAPATHDDADELTFDDEDYLDLGVQDGLAAGDEADLAKSPSRGPTKRHREAEDEFEFTETPSPDAKRSRSS from the exons ATGATAACCGCTTCGTCGCTTGCACCTACCAACATGGAGATCTCTGTGGCCGACGataagatggagatggcttCCCCCTATCAAGGGCATGTGGATGACTTCGATATTGATATCGATATCATGGAAGACCAGGCCTCCGTTACCGACAAAGACATGATGGTAGCAGACGAATATTTCGAATACGATCACGATGGTGCTCCCGATGAGGACATGGTCGATGATGTTGCCGAGCCGACTATGGTTGATGCCGATGAACCTTATACCGGAGCGGATTACACCGTGGAAATGCAGGACGAGAATGAACGTATTTACGAAGCAGAAATGCTAGAAGACGACTACGAAGAAGACAACGATACCCCTGTTGCTGAAGCTCAAGACGAAGTGCCGACATCATCCGAAGCTCAGAACCAAGCGGTAGAAGGAGCGCAAGTGCCAGAGGAGAGTGCTGTGATGCCCGTTGATAAGCACAACGCTGAGCAGGAACTCCAAGAGGAGCCCCAGACGGAACAACAAACTCATGCAGATGCACAGAATGACCACCCGCAAGATGTTGAACGATCTATCGACCAACCAGAAGGGCATGCCCCACAGCAGCCCGAAATAGACACAGCCGAGTCGACCGAATTAAAAAAGCCCCTCGATGGTACCAACACGGTGGAGCAAGAGTCTCATCATGCCGCGGAACAAGACGATCGGGAAGAGACTGCTTATAATGCCGACCAGCCTCGGGTCCTTGAGAGCGGTCCCAGCGACGTTGAACCTCCAGCTGATGCGTACAATGATCCAGCTGAAAAGCTAGAGGGtacagtagaagaagaacatgagggagaaggccaagaaggagaaggagatgaagggaaAGTAGAGGCAGAGGGACAGGGGggtgaagaagaacatggagaagaggaaactAAGGTCACAGAAACTCAGGATCGCTCTGCAGAGGCGCAAGACGTCGAGCACCTAGTCGAGCAAGAAGCTCCGGCAACGGAACGCACGCCTCTGTATCCGGTCAAAGTCTATTACCAAGACAACGAGATCTCACTGTTCCCTCCTCGGGAAGGCGACTCATCTGAGACGTTCTTTCTCGAGGATGAGAGCTTGGCTTTTGGGTCTTTCGGCAAACTTCTCGGTTCGTGCCGTGAGGTATTACGTGAACATATCGGAGATAGTGAGGTTCTTGTTGTAGATGTCGAGGCTCTGAATATTCAACTAACCGAG GACTCACTTCACATTGACAAGGTCACACTACATCAGATTGTAGATTTGTACCTCCGTCTTTGCCACAATGACGGGGTGGAAGAGCCGGAAGCGCTCTATCTTAGCTTGAGCACAAGGCCCACAGTTGCTGCAGAGctatcctctctctctatagCTGCAAACGAAGGGAAAGGTCTGTCGGAAGTTTACTGGGATGGTTACGGCGAAGCAGAGGCAGCCTCCGCGGAAGTTTACGAGGAGAACCAAGAAGTTGATATTCCGGACGATCTTCAGCAGGAATCCTCTGAAGCAGAGGATGCTCACAGTGATTCCGAAGACAACTACGAGCCGGATGTCGATTCGACACTCCAGACAGGCGCTGCTGAACAACAGCAAGAAGGGCATGGCGACCAAGCCCATGAGGATCATGATCAAGCAGCTTCAGATAACGATGATGCAGTTGGCCCCGCTTCAAGTGACGTTCGGGAAGGCGATAATGACCAGGACAGCAATCGTCATGAGGCTCATCAGGCCGAACCCGAGTCTGTGGAGTCTGTTGATCAATACGATCTGAACGAGTCGTATGAATCAGAAGAGCAGTCAGAGTCCACTGCTACGGTGACTCAACAGCCCCTGCCTGACTCAGCAGACGGTCTGGccgatcatgatcatgatcatgacgAGCATGAGACTGAGCATTATGGCACGGGAGgtgctgatgaagaagcctACCCGGAAGAGGAAACTAATGTAGATGCTACTGAACACTACGACTATCAAGAAGATGCCGAAGCAGCCGAAGCAGCCGATCTCCCCGGAGAAGCAGATGAGGAATTCGATGGCGATGCGACGGCACCGGATGTGCAAGCACCAGATGATTTCCAGGATATTCACGACAGCGATGAAGTCCAGGATGGTACGGTCGACGCCGACTTCCATGGCCTTGAGAACGATGACGGAGAGGTCCACCGTAGCGGTCCAGGCGAAGAGGCATCGAATCAGACTGAAACGGTTCCGGATAGTGTCTCCCAGGAAGCCCCAGAGATCACCAACAAATCTGCCGAGGATTTGGAGGATGACTCACTAGGTACTGCGGAAGATCTGCTAAAGAGCcccagaaaagaagacaaTCGACATGCCGCCGAGGACAGTAATGCGGATGAACTCGAAGAGCCGGGAGAAATCCACGATGAATCCGAAGAAGCTCCAGCCACACACGATGACGCCGATGAGTTGACATTCGACGATGAAGACTATCTGGATCTGGGAGTCCAGGATGGACTGGCTGCCGGCGATGAGGCAGACCTTGCCAAGTCACCAAGTCGCGGTCCAACGAAACGTCATCGCGAAGCAGAGGATGAGTTTGAGTTCACTGAAACCCCTTCTCCGGATGCAAAACGTTCTCGGTCGTCCTGA
- a CDS encoding coatomer subunit delta (BUSCO:EOG09264V3H;~COG:U;~EggNog:ENOG410PFIY;~InterPro:IPR022775,IPR027059,IPR011012,IPR036168, IPR028565;~PFAM:PF00928,PF01217;~go_component: GO:0030126 - COPI vesicle coat [Evidence IEA];~go_process: GO:0006890 - retrograde vesicle-mediated transport, Golgi to endoplasmic reticulum [Evidence IEA]), translating into MVVLAASICTRGGKAVLSRQFREIARSRIEALLASFPKLADSGTQHTTVEQDNVRFVYQPLDELYIVLITNRQSNILQDIDSLHLFAQVTTSICKSLDEREILRNAFELLSAYDELVTLGYRENLSLTQIKTFLEMESHEERIQEIIERNKELEASEERKRKAKQLEMQRKEAAKSGRSMAPRAPSYPVYTPPSRPAVPDTYDTYEAEKKKSFAKPLPTRGKGMQLGKKSKTTDIYEKVRGDLGPEVEESSPLVTPQASTPIAEKVSSARASLSTDRDPVHITIAETISATLTREGALKSFEVKGDLQLRISDPAFTKLKLDLHANPTHGAQFRTHPNVDKAVFTNSSAIQLKDTSKRFPANNSIGVLRWRVASSGSDNADILPITFTVWVNKGSDSTTVTIEYELTGSDTLRDVVVTIPYGATEPAVSSFDAVYEVSGDSLDWNIGTVDESNASGSFEFESTGDGDENEFFPMNVHFSKANPFVEVDVNDITLLEMEGESTGYSKDVKSVAEGYVIE; encoded by the exons ATG GTCGTCCTCGCAGCCTCCATATGCACCCGCGGGGGCAAGGCCGTACTTTCGCGCCAATTCCGTGAGATTGCTCGCTCAAGAATCGAGGCCTTGCTCGCTTCCTTCCCTAAACTGGCCGACTCCGGTACTCAGCATACGACCGTGGAGCAGGACAATGTCCGCTTCGTATACCAGCCTCTGGATGAGCTATACATCGTCCTGATCACAAACCGCCAGTCGAACATCTTGCAGGACATCGACAGTCTCCACCTTTTCGCCCAAGTCACCACCAGCATCTGTAAGAGCttggatgagagggagattCTGCGCAATGCCTTTGAATTGCTTAGTGCCTACGATGAATTGGTGACTCTGGGGTACAGGGAGAATCTGTCCCTTACTCAGATCAAGACCTTCCTGGAAATGGAGAGTCACGAGGAGAGAATTCAGGAGATTATTGAAAGA AACAAAGAACTCGAGGCCAGCGAGGAGCGCAAAAGGAAGGCCAAGCAGCTGGAGATGCAACGGAAAGAGGCCGCCAAATCTGGCCGCTCTATGGCACCCCGGGCCCCCTCCTACCCCGTCTATACTCCCCCCTCCCGGCCAGCTGTTCCCGATACCTACGACACCTacgaggcggagaagaagaagtctttCGCTAA GCCGTTACCCACCCGCGGCAAGGGCATGCAACTTGGCAAGAAGTCCAAAACTACCGACATATACGAGAAAGTGCGCGGCGACCTTGGTCCTGAAGTTGAAGAGTCCAGCCCCTTGGTGACACCACAAGCCTCGACGCCGATCGCCGAAAAGGTGTCCTCCGCCCGTGCCTCGCTGTCAACGGACCGGGATCCTGTCCACATCACAATCGCAGAGACAATCTCTGCTACTCTTACACGTGAGGGTGCACTGAAATCCTTCGAGGTGAAGGGTGATCTGCAACTCCGAATCTCCGACCCAGCTTTCACCAAACTCAAGCTCGACCTCCACGCTAACCCCACGCATGGTGCGCAATTCCGCACCCACCCTAATGTCGACAAAGCCGTCTTCACAAACTCTTCCGCCATTCAATTGAAGGATACGTCCAAGAGGTTCCCGGCTAACAACTCCATTGGTGTGCTGCGCTGGCGTGTCGCAAGCTCTGGATCGGACAACGCCGATATCCTCCCCATTACGTTCACCGTCTGGGTGAACAAGGGCTCCGACTCGACCACCGTTACCATCGAGTACGAGCTGACTGGCTCCGACACTCTGCGCGACGTCGTCGTCACTATCCCCTACGGCGCCACAGAACCGGCAGTGTCCAGCTTCGACGCCGTCTACGAAGTATCCGGAGACAGCCTGGATTGGAACATCGGAACCGTGGATGAGAGCAACGCATCTGGCAGCTTCGAGTTCGAGTCCACAGGCGACGGAGATGAGAACGAGTTCTTCCCCATGAACGTGCATTTCTCGAAGGCTAACCCCTTCGTCGAGGTCGACGTAAACGACATTACTCttctggagatggagggcgAGAGCACTGGCTACTCCAAGGATGTGAAGAGCGTCGCCGAGGGATATGTCATCGAGTAG